The proteins below come from a single Candidatus Babeliales bacterium genomic window:
- a CDS encoding exonuclease SbcCD subunit D has translation MIQFIHTADIHFGMENYGKLDVKTGIHSRLLDFQKALNLCIDYAIEKQVDFFMFSGDAYKTAHPSPTQQKLLLQCFLRLHHAKIPVVIVVGNHDHPLSFGKANSLDVFNELPLDGFHVIAKPTSFTLTTKNGPINIVGIPWPTRNTIAINSKHLLTSGPEITEYISKAVSSIIRALADELDPSIPALLAGHLTVSSGVFSGSEKRAIYGTDPIIMPSHLAIKPFDYVALGHLHRYQNLNPNGYPAIVYSGSIERIDFGERKEEKGFCHVTVHEKNNTTHEFIPVPTRPFIQIEATLNNESTQTEQLIAAIQKHPITGAVLKIVYHIPAGKKDLVDLQAVQRACSSAMHIVGITPVREPIVRERRACVQVDMDLQTLLTSYFATRTDLTDRTKTLIEKTMHLAQELQEKECEES, from the coding sequence ATGATTCAATTTATACACACCGCAGACATTCATTTTGGCATGGAAAATTACGGTAAATTAGACGTAAAAACCGGTATCCATTCTCGCCTGCTTGATTTTCAAAAAGCGCTCAATCTTTGCATCGATTATGCAATCGAAAAACAGGTGGATTTCTTTATGTTCTCTGGAGATGCATATAAAACCGCACATCCAAGTCCAACACAACAAAAACTTCTGCTTCAATGCTTTCTGCGCCTGCATCACGCAAAAATTCCCGTTGTTATTGTAGTGGGAAATCATGATCATCCGCTCAGTTTTGGTAAAGCAAACAGTCTTGACGTATTTAATGAACTGCCGCTTGATGGCTTTCATGTGATTGCAAAACCAACATCATTTACTTTAACTACTAAAAATGGCCCTATTAATATTGTCGGCATTCCGTGGCCAACCCGTAACACGATTGCGATTAACAGCAAGCATCTTTTAACGAGCGGACCTGAAATCACTGAATATATTTCGAAAGCGGTAAGTAGTATCATCCGCGCTCTTGCTGATGAATTAGATCCAAGCATTCCCGCACTCCTTGCTGGCCATTTAACGGTCAGCTCCGGTGTTTTTTCTGGATCAGAAAAACGAGCTATCTACGGCACCGATCCAATCATCATGCCCTCTCACCTTGCCATAAAACCGTTTGATTACGTTGCACTTGGCCATCTCCATCGCTATCAAAACCTTAATCCAAATGGATATCCTGCAATTGTATATTCAGGCTCCATTGAGCGCATAGATTTTGGAGAACGCAAAGAAGAAAAGGGGTTTTGTCATGTCACTGTTCATGAAAAAAATAACACCACGCATGAATTTATTCCTGTGCCAACTCGTCCATTTATCCAAATTGAGGCAACATTGAACAACGAGTCTACGCAAACAGAACAACTCATTGCAGCAATACAAAAACACCCAATCACGGGTGCCGTATTAAAAATTGTCTATCACATCCCTGCCGGCAAAAAAGATCTGGTCGATTTGCAAGCGGTACAGCGAGCATGCTCGTCGGCAATGCATATCGTGGGCATTACACCCGTACGAGAACCCATCGTTCGTGAACGGCGCGCCTGCGTACAAGTAGATATGGATTTACAAACACTTCTGACAAGCTACTTTGCAACACGAACTGATTTAACAGATCGCACCAAAACACTTATCGAAAAAACTATGCATCTTGCCCAGGAACTACAAGAGAAAGAATGTGAAGAATCTTAA
- a CDS encoding NTP transferase domain-containing protein, whose amino-acid sequence MTMKNIQAIILAAGKSTRFQTGKTKLLEKICGQEMIIYITKLLERANIPTTMVVGYQKELIIEAVKNNHITDIQFVTQEVQKGTGHAILSSRDTWNQQDILICNGDCPLLTENTIEELYETHIASDAAISFIVAHNADPSVKGYGRIVESNGVIKIVEAKDFTGDATTDCCINAGIYLIKKEFLTQYIDSLNTNNNSNEFYLTDLIEIASKNGKKVTTVTASFDQIRGINTLEELWIAQQIKRAEIIKYWMHNGVRFALAQNVHIDLPVTIGQGSYIGGGVQLLGNTQIGQACAIYDFSSIENSMLHNDVTVFSHSVIKDATIEDHTQVGPFAHIHDHAHIEKNTCTGSFSEITNKTHTTNAQQIMKATSVYNTTNNPETPR is encoded by the coding sequence ATGACCATGAAAAACATACAAGCAATTATACTAGCCGCTGGCAAATCAACCCGCTTTCAAACCGGTAAAACAAAATTACTTGAAAAGATATGCGGCCAAGAAATGATTATATATATTACCAAACTCCTTGAACGTGCGAACATTCCAACAACTATGGTAGTTGGTTATCAAAAAGAACTTATTATAGAAGCAGTAAAAAACAATCATATAACCGACATCCAATTTGTGACACAAGAAGTACAAAAAGGGACTGGACATGCAATTTTATCCAGCCGAGATACGTGGAACCAGCAAGATATTCTTATCTGCAACGGTGATTGCCCACTGCTAACAGAAAATACTATCGAAGAACTCTATGAAACCCATATTGCAAGCGATGCTGCAATATCGTTTATTGTCGCTCACAATGCAGATCCAAGCGTAAAAGGATATGGAAGAATTGTTGAAAGTAACGGCGTAATAAAAATTGTTGAAGCAAAAGATTTTACTGGCGATGCAACCACCGATTGCTGCATTAATGCAGGCATCTATCTCATAAAAAAAGAGTTCCTTACCCAATATATTGATAGCCTCAACACCAATAATAACAGTAACGAATTCTATCTTACCGATCTTATTGAAATCGCCAGCAAAAATGGCAAAAAAGTTACCACAGTAACGGCTTCATTCGATCAAATTCGTGGCATCAATACGCTTGAAGAACTATGGATTGCACAACAAATAAAACGCGCAGAAATCATTAAGTATTGGATGCATAATGGTGTTCGTTTTGCTCTTGCACAAAATGTACACATCGATTTGCCAGTTACGATAGGACAAGGATCTTACATCGGTGGTGGCGTACAGCTACTTGGCAATACACAAATCGGACAGGCATGTGCCATCTATGATTTTTCGTCAATAGAAAACAGTATGTTGCACAATGACGTTACTGTTTTTTCACATTCTGTTATAAAAGATGCAACAATAGAAGATCATACGCAAGTCGGCCCTTTTGCACATATCCATGATCATGCGCATATTGAAAAAAATACATGCACGGGAAGCTTTAGCGAAATTACTAATAAAACCCATACTACAAATGCACAGCAAATAATGAAAGCAACATCTGTATATAACACCACCAATAATCCTGAAACCCCACGCTAA